The Penaeus chinensis breed Huanghai No. 1 chromosome 36, ASM1920278v2, whole genome shotgun sequence genome includes a region encoding these proteins:
- the LOC125044801 gene encoding putative oxidoreductase GLYR1 homolog, with translation MPSCRMLSRPDQDILGSPSIRLRKMTSLRGHGACFLGFVEIDGVAARGRPLEEPLAWVPGARSSTDPACFPPLQCGDFVNAGAKEMMTPSDVIAAADITFSCVSDPQVAKNMVFGNCGVLQEMSADKGYVEMTGIDAETSQDIAEAISGRGGRYLEAQVQGSKVQAEEGTLVILAAGDRTLFDDCQSCFQAMGKNSFYLGEVGNASKMNLVLQVMAGVTLAGLAEGMALADRAGLQQKDVMEIMELTSLACPLMIEKGKAIIEGGFPTHLPLQHMQKDLRLGMLMGDTLELPLPLTAATNEVFKHAKRLGYGEHDVSSVYIRTRF, from the exons CTTCGCGGGCATGGGGCTTGTTTCCTTGGCTTCGTCGAGATCGATGGCGTGGCTGCCCGCGGTCGCCCGCTGGAAGAGCCGCTCGCGTGGGTGCCAGGTGCCAG ATCCAGTACTGACCCTGCGTGTTTTCCTCCCCTGCAGTGTGGCGATTTTGTGAATGCCGGCGCCAAGGAGATGATGACGCCGTCGGACGTCATTGCTGCTGCCGACATCACCTTCTCCTGTGTGTCTGACCCACAGGTGGCAAAAAAT ATGGTATTCGGAAATTGTGGAGTGTTGCAAGAAATGTCTGCTGACAAAGGCTATGTGGAGATGACTGGCATTGACGCAGAGACCTCACAGGACATTGCAGAG GCCATAAGTGGGCGAGGAGGGCGTTACCTGGAAGCACAGGTACAGGGCAGCAAAGTGCAGGCGGAGGAGGGCACCTTAGTCATCCTGGCAGCGGGCGACAGAACGCTCTTTGACGACTGCCAGAGCTGCTTCCAGGCCATGGGAAAAAATTCCTTCTACCTCG GTGAGGTGGGCAATGCCAGCAAGATGAATTTGGTGCTCCAGGTGATGGCAGGCGTCACGCTAGCTGGCCTGGCCGAGGGAATGGCCCTGGCGGACAGGGCTGGGCTGCAGCAGAAGGATGTGATGGAGATCATGGAGCTCACCTCACTTGCATGTCCACTCATGATCGAGAAGGGAAAAG CCATCATCGAAGGGGGCTTCCCAACACACCTGCCACTGCAGCACATGCAGAAGGACCTTCGCCTAGGCATGCTGATGGGCGACACCTTGGAGCTGCCGCTGCCCCTCACTGCCGCCACCAACGAGGTCTTCAAGCATGCCAAGCGGCTGGGCTATGGGGAGCACGACGTCTCCAGTGTCTACATACGCACGCGATTCTAA